CAGGCGGCGAGGGCGATCAGGGCCGCGAGGTAGAGCACCAGGGTGATGAGTCCGGGCAGCAGCCCGAACCCGTACTGCCTGCCGTGCCGGGCCACCCACCGCTGGCCCTTCAGCAGATAACCGAACCCCGCCGCAAGATCTCGCATGCGGAAACCCTAGGGGAGGTGCGGGCACGGGGAACACCCCGGGTGGGCCGCCACCCGTCCGCGCGGCCGCGGGTCCGCGGTCCCGGTGTCCCACCTGGCCGCCACGCCCCCGTTGTCGCGGTTGAGTCGAACGGCCCCTTCGCGCCGTATCGTCTCAGGAAGCCCCCGGTCACCGCGGTTCACGGGAGCGGCGGTTCAGGTGAGGAGATGCGGATGACACTGAGGATCCACGGCACCGTCGCCGACGGCTTCGACACGGTACGTGAGGAGTTCGCCGCCTTCGTGGCGGGTGAACGGCCCGATTACGAGGGGCAGTTGTGCGCCTATGTGGACGGCCGCAGGGTCGTCGACCTGTGGGCGGGTGACGGCGCCGACGCGACGTCCCTGTACGCGGCCTACTCGTCCACGAAGGGCGCCGCCCATCTGGTGGTGGCGCTGCTCGTGCAGGAGGGCACCCTGGAGCTGGACCGCAAAGTCACCTACTACTGGCCGGAGTTCGGCGCCGAGGGCAAGGGCGCGCTGACCCTGCGGGAGCTGCTCGCGCACCGGGCCGGACTGGTCGGCACGGACACCGGGTTCACGCCCGCCGAGCTGGCCGACGACCGGCAGATCGCCGAACGCCTCGCGGATCAGCGGCCGTTCTGGCGTCCGGGCACCGCTTTCGGCTACCACGCGATGGTCATCGGGGCGCTGACCGGTGAGGTGGTCAGGCGGGCGACCGGGCGCACCCTCCAGGAGGTGTACGAGGAGCGGGTCAGGGCCCCGTACGCGCTCGACTTCCATCTGGGGCTGCCGGCCGCCCACGAGCACCGGTTCCGCAGCACGCTGCCGATGGCGCCGACGCCCGAGCAGCGGGCGCTGCTGGACGCGTCGCCCGCCGGGCCGCAGTCGCTGTCGGCCGTCGCCTTCAACCGGCACGCGGCGCTGCCGACGGATCTGGAGAGCCTGCCGAACGAGCGGCTGGTGCGGGAGAAGGGCCCGGCGTCGGTGGGCGGGGTGGCGTCGGCGCGCGGTCTCGCGGGGATGTACGCGGCGGCGATCAGCGAGGTGGGCGAGCACGCGCCGCTGCTGAAGCCGGACACGGTCGCGGAGTTCGGGCAGATCCACTCGGTGGGCCACGACCTGGTGTCCCGGGTGCACAAGGCGTTCGGCCTGGGTTTCCAGGCGACGGCGGACACCGCGTACCCGTTCCTCGGCGCGGGGTCCTTCGGTCATTCGGGGGCGGCAGGGTCGCAGGCCTTCGCCGATCCGCGCGCGGGCCTCGCCTACGGCTACACCCGGCGCCGGTTCGCCTTCCCGGGCGGCGCGGCCCCGGAGAACGAGCGGCTGGTGCTCGCGGTGCACCGGGCGGCACTCGCGAGGTGAGGCGGCCGGGCGCGAAA
The sequence above is a segment of the Streptomyces griseoviridis genome. Coding sequences within it:
- a CDS encoding serine hydrolase domain-containing protein, with product MTLRIHGTVADGFDTVREEFAAFVAGERPDYEGQLCAYVDGRRVVDLWAGDGADATSLYAAYSSTKGAAHLVVALLVQEGTLELDRKVTYYWPEFGAEGKGALTLRELLAHRAGLVGTDTGFTPAELADDRQIAERLADQRPFWRPGTAFGYHAMVIGALTGEVVRRATGRTLQEVYEERVRAPYALDFHLGLPAAHEHRFRSTLPMAPTPEQRALLDASPAGPQSLSAVAFNRHAALPTDLESLPNERLVREKGPASVGGVASARGLAGMYAAAISEVGEHAPLLKPDTVAEFGQIHSVGHDLVSRVHKAFGLGFQATADTAYPFLGAGSFGHSGAAGSQAFADPRAGLAYGYTRRRFAFPGGAAPENERLVLAVHRAALAR